The genomic region AAGTCGACGCCCGAGGCGCGCCCGATCGGCCCGCTCACCCCGTACGCGTGCACGGCCTGGGGCGTGAGCCTGCCCACGCCCCGGGTGCGGCCCCGGAAGATCTCGTTGCCGAGCACCAGGTCGTCGAACCGGTCCATCCGGGACCGCACATCGGCGACGGCGGTACGCGCGCGCGTGGTCCACCCGGCCGGCAGGTCCTCCTTGAGACCGCCGACGCGGTTGAACATGTAGTGCATCCGCCCGCCGGAGATCTCCTCCATGACGTGCTGGAGCTCCTCGCGCTCCCGGAAGGCGTAGAAGATCGGGGTGATCCCACCGAGCTCCAGCGGGTACGAGCCGAGGAACATCAGGTGGTTGAGCACGCGGTTCAGCTCGGCGAGCAGCGTGCGCAGCCACACCGCGCGCTCGGGGACCTCCATGCCGAGCATCCGCTCCACGGCGAGCACCACGCCCAGCTCGTTGGAGAAGGCCGACAGCCAGTCGTGGCGGTTGGCGAGCATGATGATCTGGCGGTAGTCGCGCGCCTCGAACAGCTTCTCCGCGCCCCGGTGCATATAGCCGATCACGGGCTCCGCGTGCGCGATGCGCTCGCCGTCCAGGACGAGCTTCAGCCGCAGCACGCCGTGCGTGGACGGGTGCTGCGGCCCGAT from Streptomyces chartreusis NRRL 3882 harbors:
- a CDS encoding NADH-quinone oxidoreductase subunit D gives rise to the protein MTPTTETMVGIGGAAESTDMVLNIGPQHPSTHGVLRLKLVLDGERIAHAEPVIGYMHRGAEKLFEARDYRQIIMLANRHDWLSAFSNELGVVLAVERMLGMEVPERAVWLRTLLAELNRVLNHLMFLGSYPLELGGITPIFYAFREREELQHVMEEISGGRMHYMFNRVGGLKEDLPAGWTTRARTAVADVRSRMDRFDDLVLGNEIFRGRTRGVGRLTPQAVHAYGVSGPIGRASGVDFDLRRDEPYLAYGDLQDTLKVVTRQEGDCLARFECLLEQTHNALDLADACLDRLAELPPGPVNQRLPKVLKAPEGHTYAWTENPLGINGYYLVSKGEKTPYRLKLRSASYNNIQALTELLPGTLVADMVAILGSMFFVVGDIDK